A region of Moorena producens PAL-8-15-08-1 DNA encodes the following proteins:
- a CDS encoding tetratricopeptide repeat protein: MKLKNQDMLALVWRSTIVLSFFLLPVGLGSAQSIEPDPPKQIVAQGSSQKPVQTDANLSFKRVTLLSNVLLIVLVTLVVLLVAAIAALWLLRRSVIREVAQIVRAHLNELTDLEDQIASANKNVQSILEKTEDIALDLDQQAAEFKEDLSVKRENLSKLLSKLSQSQQQALTTIKTQKNDTQQELEQLETDLASRLSKLEQDAKKQRDSFLKYLENLSAEFAPQLSELKGDVQGQKEIILKKLNQLETEFGSELSDLKETAANQKDLTLKDFEKLGAEFTPELSKIRADVQGQKEIILKKLKQSETEFGSELSDLKAKAQKQSKDYLQTLEKSSADFAPKLSELQGNVQEHKDKVLQQLNQSESDFAVELSELKAKADQERNSYLKNLEKLTSDFAPQLSLLKANVQGHQDKVLEKLNQSETEFASKLSELEAKAQQQRDLILENLKQLETEFTPQLSEIKVDAEQKAQHKIDLALQKLEQLETDITEQITKYQSKIEGEIDNTIQHLKELETNLNTQVSDSQSGIKTQKDQTIQSLEKLETEAKTQLSDLQSEIQNRKDIILQNLDKLETTLAAQLSEVKSDAQTEKDKIIQQLAEISPTSIAEAALSEVLQNTQTLTEQLERLKSNHPKLFLNPDDYVNQGNTLFSQGQYQDAIASYDQALDLQPNNPDIWYQRGMALWELQQYQDAIASYDKVIEIKPDDPDSWYQRGLALMELRRYEGAVVALNKVVKLKQDHYKAWLNRGMTLRRLRRYEDAIASYDKALEIQPNYHQAWVDRGVALGMLQKHEEAFGSFDQAVQVQPDNTVAWLNRGMALDVLERYQEAVASFDKAIELNPDSHKAWNYRGSTLVKLEQNDQALESINRALEIQPEYAAGYYNKAIVYSSQGGVTLAVENLEQAIELNPRYREEASNDPDFEAISEDDRFWQLIGS, translated from the coding sequence ATGAAGCTTAAAAATCAAGACATGTTAGCACTGGTGTGGCGAAGCACTATTGTTTTGTCATTCTTCCTGTTGCCTGTTGGCCTTGGCAGTGCCCAATCCATCGAACCTGACCCTCCAAAACAGATAGTCGCTCAGGGCTCAAGTCAAAAGCCAGTTCAAACTGATGCAAATCTTAGCTTTAAGCGGGTGACGCTCCTGTCTAATGTTTTGCTGATTGTGCTGGTCACTCTGGTAGTGCTACTGGTGGCTGCGATCGCAGCGTTGTGGCTGCTAAGAAGGTCTGTGATTCGTGAGGTTGCCCAAATCGTGAGAGCTCACCTCAATGAACTGACTGACTTGGAAGATCAGATTGCCAGTGCTAATAAAAATGTTCAAAGTATCCTAGAAAAAACTGAAGACATTGCCTTGGATCTAGATCAGCAGGCGGCAGAGTTTAAAGAAGACCTAAGTGTTAAACGAGAAAATCTATCTAAGCTGCTATCCAAATTGTCTCAGTCCCAGCAACAGGCATTAACGACAATCAAGACGCAAAAAAACGATACTCAACAAGAGCTAGAACAATTAGAGACTGACTTGGCATCAAGACTGTCTAAACTCGAGCAAGACGCTAAAAAGCAACGGGATAGTTTTCTGAAGTATCTAGAAAACTTAAGCGCTGAGTTTGCCCCCCAATTATCTGAACTCAAGGGGGATGTGCAAGGCCAGAAAGAGATAATACTGAAGAAACTGAATCAATTAGAGACTGAGTTTGGCTCCGAACTGTCTGACCTGAAAGAAACTGCGGCAAACCAAAAGGACTTAACTTTAAAAGATTTCGAAAAATTAGGTGCTGAATTTACTCCAGAATTATCGAAAATCCGGGCGGATGTGCAAGGCCAGAAAGAGATAATACTGAAGAAACTGAAGCAATCAGAGACTGAGTTTGGCTCCGAACTGTCTGACTTGAAAGCCAAGGCTCAAAAACAAAGCAAAGATTACCTGCAAACCCTAGAAAAATCAAGTGCTGACTTTGCTCCTAAACTATCTGAACTTCAGGGGAATGTACAAGAACATAAGGATAAAGTCCTGCAGCAACTAAATCAATCAGAGTCTGATTTTGCTGTTGAACTGTCTGAGCTGAAGGCAAAGGCTGATCAAGAAAGGAACAGTTACCTCAAGAATCTAGAAAAACTCACCTCTGATTTTGCTCCTCAACTATCTTTACTCAAAGCCAATGTCCAAGGGCATCAAGATAAAGTATTGGAGAAACTGAACCAATCAGAGACAGAGTTTGCATCAAAATTGTCTGAACTTGAAGCCAAGGCTCAACAGCAACGGGATTTAATACTAGAAAATCTAAAACAGCTAGAGACAGAGTTTACTCCTCAGCTATCTGAGATTAAGGTCGATGCTGAACAAAAAGCTCAACATAAAATCGATTTAGCCCTTCAGAAGCTAGAGCAATTAGAGACTGACATTACTGAACAAATCACAAAATATCAGTCGAAGATTGAAGGGGAAATCGATAATACTATCCAGCATCTGAAAGAGCTAGAGACTAACTTGAACACTCAGGTTTCTGACTCTCAGTCAGGAATTAAAACCCAGAAGGATCAGACCATTCAGAGTCTGGAAAAATTAGAAACAGAGGCTAAAACTCAACTTTCTGATTTACAGTCGGAGATTCAAAATCGAAAAGATATAATCCTTCAAAATCTGGACAAATTGGAAACAACCTTGGCGGCTCAGCTGTCTGAGGTCAAATCTGATGCTCAAACAGAGAAGGATAAGATTATACAACAACTAGCAGAGATTTCCCCAACATCCATTGCAGAAGCTGCTCTGTCTGAAGTGCTGCAAAACACTCAAACTCTGACGGAACAATTAGAACGCCTCAAATCGAACCATCCTAAGTTGTTCTTGAATCCAGATGACTATGTGAATCAGGGGAATACTCTATTCTCTCAAGGGCAGTATCAAGATGCGATCGCTTCCTATGATCAAGCTCTTGACCTTCAACCGAATAACCCTGATATTTGGTACCAGCGAGGTATGGCATTATGGGAATTACAGCAGTATCAAGATGCGATCGCTTCCTATGACAAAGTAATTGAGATCAAGCCAGATGACCCAGATAGCTGGTATCAACGAGGTCTGGCTTTAATGGAACTGCGGCGGTATGAAGGAGCAGTGGTTGCTTTGAATAAGGTGGTTAAACTCAAGCAAGACCACTATAAAGCCTGGTTAAACCGGGGCATGACCCTAAGACGGTTGAGACGCTACGAAGATGCGATCGCTTCCTATGACAAGGCCTTAGAAATTCAGCCAAATTATCATCAAGCTTGGGTTGACCGAGGAGTCGCACTAGGCATGCTACAAAAGCATGAAGAGGCGTTTGGATCCTTCGACCAAGCTGTCCAAGTTCAGCCAGATAATACAGTAGCCTGGTTGAATCGAGGCATGGCTCTGGATGTATTAGAAAGATACCAAGAAGCTGTTGCCTCTTTTGACAAGGCTATTGAATTAAATCCCGACTCCCATAAAGCTTGGAATTACAGAGGTTCTACCTTAGTCAAGCTAGAACAGAATGATCAGGCATTGGAAAGCATTAATCGGGCTTTGGAGATTCAACCTGAGTATGCTGCTGGTTATTATAACAAAGCAATCGTTTATTCTTCCCAGGGTGGAGTGACTTTAGCTGTGGAAAACCTAGAGCAGGCGATTGAGCTAAATCCAAGGTATCGGGAAGAGGCCAGTAATGACCCGGATTTTGAGGCTATTTCAGAAGATGATCGGTTCTGGCAGTTGATTGGAAGCTAG
- a CDS encoding RNA-guided endonuclease InsQ/TnpB family protein, which translates to MFNLTYEFKLKPNAKQVSLFENWLEQCRKVYNYGLGERKDWYKSRSCVINACSVRSEYIISADTKRPTYASQCRGLTAARKAIEELRAVQVHVLQQTLKRLEKAFVNIWEQGHGFPRFKKQGQMRSFVFPQLGVKPVESGRVKLPKIGWVKMWQSREIPADAVIKQARVVRRATGWYVMLTLQWDVDIPQIMPHGEPLGVDVGITHFAAVSNGKLFPNPRPFKRLERKLKLLQMKVSRKRIGSSNRRKAQAKVSKLHERIANVRKNYHWELAHNLCDWAGMIFVVGEACPKDIDLSLKGLARGMLGKHCLDAGWGQFFQILEQCCFKRGVYFQKVDSKKTSQICPNCLTETGKKTLAERVHHCENCGYTTDRDVAAAQVVCLRGLAAVGHTVKMLSEGKFVGIPGKKESPRLKARGVSTTEKGRSDEA; encoded by the coding sequence GTGTTCAATCTAACCTACGAGTTCAAATTAAAACCTAACGCTAAGCAAGTATCTTTGTTTGAAAACTGGCTTGAACAGTGTCGCAAAGTTTATAACTATGGACTAGGGGAAAGAAAGGATTGGTATAAATCTCGTAGTTGTGTAATTAACGCTTGCTCTGTCCGTAGTGAGTACATCATTTCAGCCGATACTAAACGTCCCACTTATGCCAGTCAGTGCCGTGGGTTAACTGCTGCTAGGAAAGCTATTGAAGAGCTTAGAGCTGTTCAAGTCCATGTTTTGCAGCAAACCCTCAAAAGACTAGAAAAAGCCTTTGTTAATATATGGGAGCAAGGGCATGGTTTTCCCCGCTTCAAGAAGCAGGGGCAAATGCGGTCTTTTGTCTTTCCACAACTAGGAGTCAAACCGGTTGAATCCGGGAGAGTCAAATTACCCAAGATTGGCTGGGTGAAGATGTGGCAATCACGGGAAATACCCGCAGATGCTGTAATCAAGCAAGCCAGGGTGGTCAGGCGTGCTACTGGCTGGTATGTAATGTTGACTTTGCAATGGGATGTGGATATTCCCCAGATTATGCCTCATGGGGAACCATTGGGTGTTGACGTGGGAATTACACATTTTGCAGCCGTCAGCAACGGTAAATTGTTTCCTAATCCGCGCCCTTTTAAGCGCCTCGAACGCAAGCTTAAATTGCTGCAGATGAAGGTAAGTAGGAAGCGTATTGGAAGTAGTAACCGTCGCAAAGCACAAGCAAAAGTCAGTAAGTTACACGAACGAATCGCTAACGTCAGGAAGAATTACCATTGGGAATTAGCTCATAATCTTTGTGATTGGGCTGGAATGATCTTTGTTGTTGGCGAAGCCTGTCCGAAGGACATAGATCTAAGCCTGAAAGGATTGGCCAGGGGTATGCTGGGTAAGCACTGTTTAGATGCAGGATGGGGTCAGTTTTTCCAAATACTAGAGCAGTGCTGCTTTAAACGTGGAGTTTACTTCCAAAAAGTAGACTCTAAAAAGACTAGCCAAATTTGCCCCAATTGTTTAACTGAAACTGGCAAAAAGACCTTGGCTGAGCGTGTCCATCATTGTGAAAATTGCGGTTATACCACAGATAGAGATGTGGCAGCCGCTCAAGTAGTCTGCCTACGTGGGCTTGCAGCCGTGGGACACACGGTCAAGATGCTTTCTGAGGGCAAGTTCGTTGGAATCCCTGGGAAGAAAGAATCCCCGCGCCTTAAGGCCCGGGGAGTGTCAACAACAGAGAAAGGACGTTCTGATGAAGCTTAA
- the ppsA gene encoding phosphoenolpyruvate synthase — translation MVTTTPEKTPLSAKDCAKDNAFVLWFEEVGIADIAIVGGKNASLGEMIRQLTPVGVRVPTGFATTAYAYRYFIDKAGLEAKLRQAFSDLDVEDVNNLRQRGMQARSLILNTPFPKELANAIAQAYQQLCQRYGNDPQEFCEQFDPEYRHTCLQSNYNTDVAVRSSATAEDLPDASFAGQQETYLNVHGVKAVEQACHKCFASLFTNRAISYRTVKGFDHFDVALSVGVQKMVRSDLASSGVMFSIDTETGFKNAALVTAAYGLGENVVQGAVNPDEYLVFKPTLQEGYRPILDKRLGSKEVKMVYDDGGKLTKNISVPPSERGKYAINDEEILTLAKWASIIEEHYSQVRGSYTPMDIEWAKDGKTGELFIVQARPETVQSQKSTNVICHYQLKGDVETLQATSVLATGRAVGEMIGQGKARVILDVNKIDRFQAKEVLVTDKTDPDWEPIMKRASAIVTNQGGRTCHAAIIAREMGIPAIVGCGNATNQLKTGQPVTVSCAEGDEGKVYQGLLPFEVQETPLDNLPRTRTKIMMNVGNPEKAFSLSSLPCDGVGLARFEFIIANHIKAHPMALIHFDELEDPSVKEEIAQLTALYDHKPDFFVDKLANGISIIAAAFYPKPVIVRMSDFKSNEYANLLGGQQFEPREENPMLGWRGASRYCDEIYREAYGLECKALKRVRDEMGLTNVIPMIPFCRTPDEGRRVLAEMEKHGLKRGENGLQVYVMCEIPSNVILADEYSQIFDGFSIGSNDLTQLTLGLDRDSALVAHIFDERNEAVKQMVRMVIEKAKKNGRKIGICGQAPSDYPEFACFLVELGIDSISLNPDSVLKTLLDIAKVEGVN, via the coding sequence ATGGTCACCACTACTCCAGAAAAAACCCCACTATCTGCCAAAGACTGTGCCAAAGACAATGCCTTCGTCCTCTGGTTTGAGGAAGTTGGTATTGCCGATATCGCCATAGTCGGGGGAAAGAATGCCTCTTTGGGGGAAATGATCCGACAACTTACACCAGTAGGAGTTAGAGTCCCCACTGGCTTCGCGACTACAGCCTATGCCTATCGATACTTTATTGACAAAGCTGGGTTAGAAGCCAAGCTGCGCCAGGCATTTTCTGACCTGGATGTGGAAGATGTCAATAACTTGCGACAACGGGGGATGCAAGCGAGAAGCTTAATTCTCAATACCCCATTTCCAAAAGAACTAGCCAATGCGATCGCGCAAGCCTACCAACAACTATGCCAACGCTATGGCAATGATCCCCAGGAATTCTGTGAGCAGTTTGACCCAGAATATCGGCACACCTGCCTACAGTCAAATTACAATACAGATGTAGCAGTTCGTTCCAGTGCCACCGCTGAGGACTTACCTGATGCTAGCTTTGCTGGTCAACAAGAAACCTATCTCAACGTCCACGGAGTAAAAGCGGTTGAGCAAGCGTGTCACAAATGCTTTGCGTCACTTTTTACCAACCGGGCCATCTCCTATCGAACTGTTAAAGGCTTTGACCACTTTGATGTCGCTCTCTCTGTCGGTGTCCAGAAAATGGTGCGCTCAGACCTAGCATCGTCTGGTGTGATGTTCTCCATCGACACCGAAACCGGATTTAAAAATGCGGCTTTAGTAACGGCAGCTTACGGTTTAGGTGAAAACGTTGTCCAAGGAGCAGTCAACCCTGATGAATACCTGGTGTTCAAGCCGACTCTCCAAGAGGGGTATCGCCCTATCCTAGACAAACGTCTAGGCAGCAAAGAAGTCAAAATGGTCTATGATGACGGCGGGAAACTGACGAAAAATATATCAGTACCGCCATCAGAACGGGGAAAATACGCAATCAATGATGAGGAAATTCTCACCCTAGCCAAATGGGCTAGCATCATTGAAGAGCACTATTCCCAGGTGCGGGGTAGCTACACCCCCATGGACATTGAGTGGGCAAAAGACGGGAAAACCGGTGAACTCTTTATTGTTCAAGCCCGTCCGGAAACTGTACAATCCCAGAAATCTACCAATGTTATTTGTCATTATCAACTCAAAGGCGATGTAGAGACATTGCAGGCAACGTCTGTGCTAGCCACCGGTCGCGCCGTCGGTGAAATGATTGGTCAAGGCAAAGCAAGGGTAATTCTGGATGTCAACAAGATTGACCGTTTCCAAGCCAAAGAGGTATTGGTCACGGACAAGACAGATCCGGATTGGGAACCTATCATGAAGAGAGCGAGTGCTATCGTCACTAACCAAGGAGGTCGCACTTGTCACGCTGCCATCATTGCCCGTGAGATGGGTATCCCCGCGATTGTGGGTTGTGGCAATGCCACTAACCAATTGAAGACAGGTCAACCAGTGACAGTTTCCTGTGCAGAAGGAGATGAAGGCAAGGTTTATCAAGGGTTGCTGCCCTTTGAGGTGCAAGAAACACCCCTTGACAACCTACCGCGCACCCGCACCAAAATCATGATGAATGTGGGTAACCCAGAGAAAGCCTTTAGTCTGTCTTCTCTTCCCTGCGATGGGGTGGGGTTAGCTCGGTTTGAGTTCATCATTGCCAATCACATTAAGGCACACCCGATGGCGTTGATTCACTTCGATGAACTCGAAGATCCATCGGTCAAGGAAGAAATTGCTCAGCTGACAGCATTGTATGACCATAAACCTGACTTCTTTGTGGATAAACTAGCCAACGGGATTAGCATTATTGCTGCTGCTTTTTATCCCAAACCAGTTATCGTCAGGATGTCAGATTTCAAGAGTAACGAATACGCCAATCTCTTAGGGGGTCAACAATTTGAACCCAGGGAAGAGAACCCGATGCTAGGATGGCGAGGGGCGTCTCGTTACTGTGATGAAATCTACCGGGAAGCCTATGGTTTGGAATGTAAGGCACTCAAACGGGTACGGGATGAGATGGGACTGACTAACGTTATCCCCATGATTCCCTTCTGTCGCACTCCTGATGAAGGTCGCCGGGTGCTGGCGGAAATGGAAAAACATGGCTTGAAGCGGGGTGAGAATGGGTTACAAGTCTATGTAATGTGTGAAATCCCCAGTAATGTCATCCTAGCCGACGAGTATAGCCAAATCTTTGACGGTTTCTCCATCGGTTCTAATGACCTCACTCAATTAACCCTAGGGTTAGACCGTGACTCTGCCTTAGTTGCCCATATCTTTGACGAACGCAACGAAGCAGTGAAACAGATGGTGCGGATGGTGATAGAAAAAGCCAAGAAAAATGGCCGCAAGATTGGTATCTGTGGTCAAGCACCAAGTGACTATCCGGAATTTGCCTGCTTCCTAGTGGAGTTAGGAATTGATTCCATCAGCTTGAACCCTGACTCGGTACTCAAGACACTTCTAGATATCGCCAAGGTAGAAGGAGTAAATTAG
- a CDS encoding adenosine-specific kinase, producing MRASNIIIIGNAHFIKTVVDLYQVMIGTSSQLKFGIVFC from the coding sequence ATCAGGGCGAGTAACATCATCATTATTGGTAACGCCCACTTTATTAAAACGGTCGTTGACTTATATCAGGTCATGATCGGAACTTCGAGCCAGCTAAAATTTGGCATCGTCTTCTGTTAA
- a CDS encoding universal stress protein: MAYKKILVAIDRSSQAEAVFDNALDLAEKEQSTLMLVHFLNWERQEMMTPYVGLGTIADVDLYGSLRKVHQENLQKHLEENKEWLRSYAQQANNHGIAAEVSCQLADPSVGICDLAQKWGADLIVLGRRGLGGLKEMVLGSVSNYVVHHAPCSVLVVQGVATPSIELTTTATPVTTDTN, translated from the coding sequence ATGGCTTACAAAAAAATTCTGGTAGCAATCGACCGCTCATCCCAAGCAGAAGCAGTGTTTGACAACGCCCTAGACCTAGCCGAAAAGGAACAGAGTACTCTGATGCTAGTACACTTCCTTAACTGGGAACGTCAGGAAATGATGACTCCTTACGTAGGTCTTGGCACCATAGCTGATGTAGACCTCTATGGTAGTCTGCGAAAGGTTCACCAAGAAAATCTCCAAAAACACCTTGAGGAAAACAAAGAGTGGCTTAGGAGTTATGCTCAACAGGCCAATAATCATGGTATCGCTGCCGAAGTATCTTGTCAATTGGCAGATCCGAGTGTAGGAATTTGTGATCTAGCCCAAAAGTGGGGTGCGGATTTAATTGTTCTAGGTCGTCGAGGGCTTGGGGGTTTAAAAGAAATGGTACTCGGGAGTGTCAGTAACTATGTTGTTCACCATGCTCCTTGCTCAGTGTTGGTAGTTCAAGGGGTAGCAACCCCAAGCATTGAGTTAACCACTACAGCCACTCCAGTAACTACAGATACAAACTAG